aaatttggtgaaacCCACAGATTCAAAAAGCTCAGCAAACACTAAGCCATAGATAAACACAAACCCCTCCCCAGACAAGTCATAATCAAACTGATGAAGACTAAAGACAAAAATCTTGTgcacagagaaaaatgacattacTTTAAAGGGAACAGTGTAAATCACTATAGATTTCTGATCAAAAACGAGgctagaaggaaatgaaatacattcttttaaaattttttaagttggtttattttgagagagagagcacatgtgtgcatgcacatttaggggaagaacagagagagagggagagagggaatcccaagcaggctctgcactgaagcacaaaattttaaagtgctgaaagaaaagaattgtcaaTCCAGAATTTTTTATCTAGTGAAAATATCCCTCAGAAATGGGaggtgaaataaatattttcagatgaaggaaaactaagagcaGTCATTGACAGCATACCTGCTCTAAAGTAACTgctaagaggggcgcctgcgtggctcagtcggtaaagtgtctgactttggctcaggtcatgatctcacagcttgtgagttcgagccccacgttgggctctgggctgacagctcagagcctggagcctgcttcagattctgtgtccctctctcactctgcacctcccctgcttgtgctcgctcgctctccctcgtgctctcaagaataaaaaaaaagaaagtaactgcTAAGAAAGCTCTTAAGGTAGAAATCTGGAAGGTTAAGAATGAAGAAACAGCAACAGCAAGATCTGGGCAAGTATAATAAACTATTCTCCAgttgaattctttaaaatatgtttggttGACAAGAAAATATGGCATTGTCTGATGGGGCTTTTAATGTATGTAGATGTAATGCAGATGTAATGCATAAGACAACTATAACATAAGGGGGGAGATAAAGAGACTCATTCTGGAGGTAAGGTTTCTAAGGTTCACTTGACATGGTAAAACAGTGATTCTAAGTAGATGAGGTCTATTAGCACTCCTTAGAGCAATTACTAAATTATATGAAGAGATTTTGTCAAACATAAATTAAAGTGGAGTTCTGAAAACTCTTCAAATCCAAAAGAATACagaagactttttatttatttatttttttaagtaagctctattctcagtatggggcttgaactcatgactctgaggatcaagagttgcgtgctctggggcacctgggtggctcagttggttaagtatctgacttcagctcaggtcatgatctcacagttcatggattcaagcccgcatcgggctttgtgctgacagctcagagcctggagcctgtagcctgcttcagattctgtgtctccctttctctctgccctcccctgcttgcattctgtctctgtctctcaataaataaacgtttaaaaaatttttttttgcatgctccatctaccaattgagccagcaaggcacccccagaagactttaaaaaaaactttttttaaacatttattcatttttgagagatggagagagagcacgagtaggggaggggcagagaaagagggagacacagaatcagaagcaggctccaggctctgagctgtcagcacagagcctgacatggggctcggaactcatgaaccatgagatcatgacctgagcctaagtcagacacctaaccgattgagccacccaggcacccccagaagacttttttaaaaacagaaagcagggatcctgggatggctcagttggttaagcatctgactatggctcaggtcatgatctcacgatttgtgagtttgagccttgcatcaggctgtctgctgtcagcgcagtgtgtgcttcagattcttggtttccccccctcttctgctcacttctttctctctctcaaaaatgaatttaaaaaaacataaaaaaaaaaacaaagcaaataattgGTAGGTCAAATGATAGCAATAATTAATATTTAGAAGACATGGCTTCAATTCATTGAGATTATAAAACTATAAGCCAGTATTACTCATGAATATAAACACAGCAAAATAAGAGctttagcaaactaaatccaatgACACATAAAAGGTGTTACACATGATGAAAAAGTAGGATTCATACCAGGAACGCAAAATTGgcttaacatctgaaaatcaatcaacGTAATACATCATATTTatagaataagaacaaaaaaagtaTGATCATCTCAACGGACacaagaaaaagcatttaacaagtCCATTTGATAACATGCTCATCAAACAAATAGAAGGGaggttttcaggggcgcctgggtgtttgactcttgatttcagctcaggtcacgatctcacagttagtgggatagagccccgcatcaggttccgtgctgagcatagagcctgcttgggattttctcttttcctctctgaccctcacttgCTCAtgcgcacatgcactctctcaaataaatgaagaggGGGGTGCTCTTCAGCCTAATAAAGTACATCTATAAAAGCCCATAGCTAAGCATATTTAGTGATGTAAGAGTGAATGTTCTCTCCCTAAGATCATGAACACAACAAGGCTGTGGATGTCTGCTCTCACGACTTCTACCTAACATTGTATTCAGGCatttaggcaagaaaatgaaataaaaggcgttcagattggaaaggaaacaaTTTGTAGACGACATGATCTCATATACAGAAAATCTTAAAGTACCCACTAAAATAAAGTAACGAGTTCAGCAAGGTAGCAGGAAACCTTACCATCTATTGATTCTTTGGCACATAGGTGTCTTaatttctgtactttaaaaaaattttttttaatgtttacttttgagagagtgggggagggacagagagagagagagagagacagaatccaaagcaggctccagtctctgagctgtcagcacagagcccaacgcagggctcgaacccacgagccatgaggtcatgacctgagtcgaagttggatgcttaactgactgagccacccaggtgccccttctgtaCTTTTCTTTATAGTCCAAATGTTCCATAACTTACAAGTGAAAAAGAACTGGGCACAGCATTCCGCAGTCTCATGCTAGGCTGGCTGCATAAGACCACACAGACATCTTGTTAAAGGGATTCTGGAGCTCTGTCCTGACCTACTCACTCAGCTGTTCAGGGTATCAGATGGGAATGTGGATTCAGTAAACCTCTCCAGGCAATTCTGATACAAGCAGGTTTAGGAACCAGTGTGACCATTCTCCAAATGCCTAACATGGAGTCCTATAGGACTGCCCCTCCCTTAGTCTCGATGTGGAACATCTGTTGATACAGTCTACAATTTTATTAGCTTTTGGTGGGAAGATTGTCCAGAGTAAGGAGACAGTCTTTTTCAGTGTGGAAAACATTTTTCAGTGTGTTATAGAAGAAGAGCTGAAGGAACTAAAGTTATCTGGCCTCAAATAAAGAACTGTAGCAATTGTCAAATGTTACAAAGTAGGTCATGGATATAGAATTTTGGTTAAGCTTAAATTTCTTTAGCTTCACTGGGTGGAACCAGCTTTTGGTCTAAATAAGTAAGGGCTTAATAATTGAATGGTTTGCTATTTTGAAGTTGTAGATGACTTATTCCCGGAAATAGAGGCTGTTAGGAATGCTAGGGCATTCCTGCATAGGCTGGAAGGTTGgcataaataacataaaagatCCTTTTCAATGataaggtttttttccccctttgtgactattttttgttttttggttttttttacaaTGAACATAGAAAtattaagatttcctttttttctttttcttctagaaagaaaTAATGCTTAATTGTCCCTCTGCCCCCAGTTGTGTTTTGGAAGTGCTTTCTTTTCAGCAAAGGAATCTTTTTCTATCTCCATATTCCTGTCATAAGTCCCATTTTACCAAGTCTGAGGGATACCTGTGGGATTATATTTACTTCCTGTTAAACAATTTTAttgaggcgcctggctggctcagtcggtggagcatgcaactcttgatcttggtgttgtgagttcgagcctcactttgggcgtagagattacctaaaaatattaaaaccataaataaacagttttactTATCACTAGTATTGTGTGCTTTTTATAGTAGTATTCTTATTTCTTATTGGTTTCTTAAAACTGTGGGCTTCTCACTTATAGAGTTGAAGGGTGGAAAGATAAAtttggtctttttatttatttatttatttttaaaattttttttatttttatatatatgaaatttattgacaaattggtttccatacaacacccagtgctcatcccaaaaggtgccctcctcaatacccatcacccaccctcccctccctcccaccccccatcaaccctcagtttgttctcagtttttaacagtctcttatgctttggctctctcccactctaacctctttttttttttttttccttcccctcccccatgggttcctgttgagtttctcaggatccacataagagtgaaaccatatggtatctgtctttctctgtatggcttatttcacttagcattacactctccagttccatccatgttgctacaaaaggccatatttcattttttctcattgccacgtagtattccattgtgtatataaaccacaatttctttatccattcatcagttgatggacatttaggctctttccatactttggctattgttgagagtgctgcggtctttttatttatttttaatgtttgtttatttttaatttttttttatgttcatttttttgagagacagactgagagtacaagcaggggaggggcagagagagaaggagacacagagtccgaagcaggtctcaggctctgagctgtcagcatagagcctgatgcggggcttgaactcatgaactgtgagatcatgacctaagccgaagtcggccgcttaactgactgagccatccaggcgccccagtgtttgtttatttttgagaaagaaagcaagcatgagtgggtgaggggcagagataggacacagaatccaaagcaagctccaggctctgagctgtcagtgcaaggccgacacggggctcaaattcatgaaccttgagatcatgacctgagccaaagttggacactcaaccaactgagccacccaggtgccccagattgggtctttttaaataaaggtcactatttagaaaatgaatactGTTCTTGTTAATTAATAAAATACCTTACAACGGAATCATCTCTCTTGTAGGGGAAAGAGACATTTCATACCTCTGTAAGGGCCTTGTACCTGTGTATTTGTTCATTGTCTCTTTTCCAGGAGCCATAAACTTTAAAGCATAACTCGCCTGCAGTACATCATTACAGTAGTCTGTGCTGAACTGAGTGGCTCCTTGACAAAACAGTTAAAATGTCTAGTAGATTATTGTACTTCTAACCTGAGATTGAAAAAGGTTTGGCggtttgtttttataaagctGTCCTCATTACCAGCATtaattgagttttatttttcacagaaaaattttgaaagatcTATCCTCCGAAGATACACGGGGCAGAAAAGGAGACGGAGAAAACCCTGGAGTTTCTGCTGTCACTTCTATGTCTGTTCCAACTCCCATCTATCAAACTAGCAGTGGACAGTACAGTACGTATAGGAATACGTTTTTCCATGATGGATACACAAACACTAAAGAAGTGGTGTATAGAAAGATTGTCATGCTTTAATAGTGAGGATAATTAGTTGAGGGTTAGCATTTTGAGCCCAAAATAATGCAGAATACCTTTTcagcattatctcatttactccttaCAGCAACTTTGTGAGGTAGACAGTTATCAatttatgaggaaactgagccttagAGAGGTTAGACAATGTCCCTAAAGTTAccacacagcttgtaagtgatGCTTACTTtggagttttgacaaatgcatggaGTTGTCtaaccaccacagtcaagatataATTTCATCACCCCATGGAATTCTTTGTGCTGTCCATTTGTAGAGGATTTTTCCTCCCATTCCTAACTCCTGTTCAAGTCTAATTGACTCTTGCCACAAAATCTGTGTCCCGTCCCCTCACGTCTCACACCTCCAATCACCACCATTACCCTGGCTTATATTCCTATCTGAATTACTGCAGTGCAcatccacttggtcattttgctTCCATTCTTGCTCTCGTTTTCCATACTGCAGCCAAAgcagtttatttaaaatgtccgTTAGATCACACCACTTTTGCTCCAGTGACTCTCCATCACCCCTAGAATAAGTCCTATAAGGCTAAGTTCCATTCAAGATCTGGCCTCACTTACCAAACTCCAATCTCCTCTGCCACTGGCTAGCATTCTAGCAACATTGACTTTCTTGGAATTTCTCCAACATGAAACTTGTTTCTGCCTCAGGATATTTGGGCTTGTCACCCCCACTGCCTGGCACATTCTTCTCCCAGAGTCTCATGTGGATGGCTTTTACATCCTTACTTCTGCTCAAGTGTCACTTCTCAAAGAGACCACTCTTCATTAAAATGTGCTCTCCTTAGTTAGCTTTCTTacatttttcatagcatttatatgtaattattaaaaagtacatatttaaTTATAGATTATACATAATTATAGATCAGTTTATTTATGATCTGTTCTCAAAGATAAGTTCCCTGAGAGAAAGAACTTTGTCTTGTTCACAGCTGTATTCTTGGCCTGGAGGCCCTGGCGCATAGTAAGCTTTCAGTAAATTTGTCATGAATAAGTTAtttaaagaatatgtaaaaaacaCCTCAATGAGGACACATAAGAAACTGAGAACAGTGGTTGCAAGGAAGGAGACCTGGGAACAAAGATCAGAGGCAGTTGAGAAGTTcactttcattttaaacaaaactgatttttctttccatacACATCCATTActgttttcaaaaatctttttctttctttgttttaaatttttttaatgtttttatttatttttgagagagagagagacagagcacaagcaggggaggggcagaaagagagggagacacagaatctgaggcagactccaggctccaagctgtcggcacagagcccgatgtggggcttgaacccacgaaccatgaggtcatgacctcagctgaagttggacacttaactgacaccccaaaataaatacaattcaaaCTGGTGTTTAAGACAGCATGATCCAATAGAACTTCCTtgctgaaaatgttttatatttgcattGTCTAGTATAGTAGCCACTAAGCCATGTGTgactgttgagcacttgaaatgtggctcgtgagactgaggaactgaatttctTATATTGCTTTCAGTTAATTAATAGTCCTATGTGACTAATGGCTACCGTATCAGTGTAGATTTAGAGTAGATTCAACCAGATaaatatacatgttaaaaataggaagataggttataaaaatgaaaacaattctgtATTATTACATATGTTTAACATCAAAAGATGTATCtctcggggtgcttgggtgggtcagtcaataagcgtctgacttcagctcaggtcatgatcttgcagtacgtgagtttgagctccgccttgggctctgtgctgacagctcagagcctggagcctgcttgggattctgcctccctctctcactctgcccctcctgtgctcatgttccgtctctgtctctctcaagaataaataaacattaaaaaaaaaaaaaaaaaagaattgtacttATTTCAATTATAACATATGAAATATCTCCCTAAGTTTCTATGTAGTTTTCATAATTcctaattttaattgttttagaaTAAGCCATATTAATATGTCATAATTTTTAACGTGCTGATATGCTacttttcttaaagaattttttaggggtgcctgagtgctcacgctctgtctctctctcaaaaataaataataaacattttaaaaaatgtatacatatgtgtgtatggatacacattttttttttttaaattttttttttttttcaacgtttatttatttttgggacagagagagacagagcatgaacgggggaggggcagagagagagggagacacagaatcagaaacaggctccaggctctgagccatcagcccagagcctgacgcggggctcgaactcccggaccgcaagatcgtgacctggctgaagtcggacgcttaaccgactgcgccacccaggcgcccctggatacaCATTTTGATGTGTGTTAATGTATCAGTCTGTATGAACATAGGAAATGATTAGGAAGAGGATGTACATCGAAAATGGTTACCCCAGAATAAGGGTGTGGGGTGGCCAGTAGAATAAATTGGGATAGAGAAtaggactttttattttacttatatatttacatttatatatatgtatatatataacatgtgttGGAGAGAAGGCGATTGAAAACAATTGCTAATATAAGTTTAAAACAAATGTCTGCATCTAAAAAATCTTAAGCTGTCATTACTTCTAAAGTCATGTAAATTAAAGTATGTAGAATATTTGTTGTGTGGTAGTGGATGAGAGATAATTATATactcctgaaaaaaaatattttcaattaaaacatACATTCAGATAAGTGTGTTTTGGCTTCCTGGTACCCAGagtataaaaggagaaaaaaagttgcATAATTATAATCTGATAAGAGGGCACAGAGATGAGGCATTAGATTCTGAAGGGGATTTATTACGTGGGATTGCATAAtggaaaatgttttccatttgatCATATCTTATGGGTGTTTCATGTAAGGTTTGAGAGGAAAGCATTAACATAAGTATAAttcattgaggggcacctgggtggcccagttggttaagcatctggctcaggtcatgatctcacagtttgtgagatcgagccccgcgttgggcttctgtctgcgctgacagcctgcatgggattctctctctccctctgcccctcccctgctcactcactctcaaaataaacaaacattttatatatatatatatatatatatatatatctcattgaAAAATGCTGTGGGGCACATAGTAATGTGACTTCTTTCTCATGACAACCTTATTGGTGATTTTCACTAGGAAGTAACTTGaatagattacatttttaaaatatcacttaagTAAATAACATTTAGTACAATTTAATAGTGGTTACCCCTAGACAGCAGAGCTCAGAAACGAAGTATGAagatatatatgttttcattatgtAACCTTTTATCCTCTTAAAAATTTTCCCATAGGCATAGGCCCGTTTAatctattcaaaaatatttttaagcttatcatctttttaatgcttcttttgaataaaaatacaCAGTGTGTTAATGTTTCCTTCtactgatttttcctttaaaagttagCCATTGGTACCCTCGCCTAATGTTCCAGAACTGCTGTGACAGCATTAGCAATTAGCATGCAGTGCTCCATTGAGCCCATAATGTGTTTTGACTAATCTACAGTTTGAGACTAAATTTAAGATTAGTGCACCTgaactataaaattttataaagaaatgccattttatttatttcttttacatataGTTCACCCAAAGTAGTTAACAGTTACCAAGTGGAACTGCATTCAGACCTGTTTTAATAAGTAgtggctgggttttttttcaccAATCCTTTGCAATTAGTGTATTGTACAGCCTTACAATAGCTATGTTCTCTCTTTGGTTAAAGTTGCCATTGCCCCAAATGGAGCCTTACAACTGGCCAGCCCAGGCACAGATGGAGTACAGGGACTTCAAACATTAACCATGACAAATTCAGGCAGTACTCAGCAAGGGACAACAATTCTCCAATATGCACAGACCTCTGATGGACAGCAAATACTTGTGCCCAGCAACCAGGTGGTTGTACAAAGTAAGTATGTTTAAGTGTCTGTGGAAAACATCCCAATGTACTTTCAAAGACACTTAGGAATTAACTCACTCTTCTGACCACACAGCTGCATCAGGAGATATGCAGACGTATCAGATCCGTACCACACCTTCAGCTACTTCGCTGCCACAGACTGTGGTGATGACATCTCCTGTGACTCTTACATCTCAGACATCTAAGACAGATGACCCCCaactgaagagagaaataaggTTGATGAAAAACAGGTAGGTGGTAAAATTATGCTGCCAGAATGGGTAACGTTTCTGTAAATCTCAAAACGTAACCAGGTGTTAACTGGAATTGTGAGTTAAAAATGAGAgcgtttggggtgcctggctagctcagttggtggagcacaaCTTTATCttgggcttgtgagtttgagccccacactggccgtagatagagcttactttaaaaaaagagagcttTATTTTACTGAGTGTTATGTTGTATCTAGTTCATTTCCAAAGGATCCCATTGCTCAATCTCTTTACTTAATATATGACCTagagttctttcatttttattttgtcttttgaatAGTACTATTAAGCAGAGCTTTTCAAACAATATATTTTGTTCTTGCTGGGCTgacaaaagttaaatgaaaataataatttgctGCTTGCCattgacagaagaggaaagaattccTAAAAAACTGATGGACACAGAAAtgctaaaaatgaattttacccATGAATATATATCAGTGATTTAACCTCCAGaaacatttactttcattttaaatgtattttaaacatagtTGTATCAGCTATATGTACATCAGCCATGAAAACCACCAGTtctttgagaaaaagaatataatgggTACCCTTCTGTAGTgagtttaaggggaaaaaaaagaaaggacactaATAAAGACTATATTAGGAATCAAAAAGGGTAGATACccacatataaaacaaatatttaaaaaattacaggatTCTGTTTTTAACTCCTCTAAGttagaaaattagaataaaaggATGATTTTCTAGAGCAATAAAAATGATCATACAAGGACCAGAAGGATGCATTTAATTACTTCaagataaaatgtttctttactaAAAACTAAGAGCGAGCATCATTGTAATGAACTTAGTAACATGGCAGGGATTGTCCGTTGTCTTGGAGGTTCCAACAAATGCAATAAGACCAGGATCTGAAGTAAGTTATGTAAATACTAGAAAAGAAGAGCCGTGTTTTTTTGTTGATGATATGGTTGTGTACCTAGGATACCCAAAAGATATGTTAAGAATTACGTGAATGAGGCTTCTCTTTCTGATAATACGACCTCGCTATGTAATATTAAAAGCTTGATGAAATATAAAAACCACCCTTTTAAATGATTGGATGAGCCTCCAGGGAAGTAAGAGATATCTATTGAGGTTAGGAATCAATCAGAAGCACAAGACCATGAAGTTCATAAGCACTGAAGCAACCCCTGTATAATCtgtaaataaattcatatctttgtGATTGGTATAGCTTTGGTATGCAGAGGGGACTAGGGGCAAAACCTGGGGTCTGTGCAGCCTGGGGGAACTGGATCAGAGATTGTTATTCTTCATGAAGTCAAGACCCAAgcatagttgacccttgaacaatggaGGCGTTGGGGCGCtgacccccaccccatgccattgaaaatctataattttttgactccccaaaaactgaGTTGACTAGAatccttactgataacataaacagccaattaacacatattttttatgttatatgtagttatatatactgtattcttacaacaaagtaagctagagaaaaaatactaagaaaatcataagagaaaatacatttatggtaccatattaaaaaaaaaatctgcatataagtagaCTCACACAGTTCAGacccgtgttgttcaagagtcagctgaaatttaaaaatggtctGGGTCCATAGTTCCCCAACTTTTTGGAAGAAAGCAGTCTTAACACAGCCTTTAACAAATTCCCATACATTGAGTTCTAACAAATACAAGTTGAAAAATCACAGACTGTCCAAGGAATTAGGCCTCCATCATCATATGTGCCAAGCCTTTATGTTATTTTCACAAAAATCTTTGAGGTGTATATAATATTACTTCCAGTTTTtctgagatgaggaaactgaggcttaggttAATTTCTTTGCCCAAGGTTAAACTACTCAGTAAGTGGTAGAGGTAGGATTTAAACACACGGGTCCAGGTTTCAGAGTCCAAAGACTTAGATATTCGATAATACTGCACTACCTTTCAGGAGCAAGAGTCATCAGAAAGAGCA
The Lynx canadensis isolate LIC74 chromosome B4, mLynCan4.pri.v2, whole genome shotgun sequence DNA segment above includes these coding regions:
- the ATF1 gene encoding cyclic AMP-dependent transcription factor ATF-1 isoform X3, with translation MEDSHKSNTSETAPQPGSAVQGAHISHIAQQVSSLSESEESQDSSDSIGSSQKAHGILARRPSYRKILKDLSSEDTRGRKGDGENPGVSAVTSMSVPTPIYQTSSGQYIAIAPNGALQLASPGTDGVQGLQTLTMTNSGSTQQGTTILQYAQTSDGQQILVPSNQVVVQTASGDMQTYQIRTTPSATSLPQTVVMTSPVTLTSQTSKTDDPQLKREIRLMKNREAARECRRKKKEYVKCLENRVAVLENQNKTLIEELKTLKDLYSHKSV